The DNA sequence CGGCAAGGTTCAGTTCGAAGTCTTGCGGGTCGCGACGACCTGGTCGATCAGGCCGTACGCCAGCGCGTCCTGGGCCGTCAGGATCTTGTCGCGCTCGATGTCGTCGCGGATCTTCTCGATCGGCGTCGAGGAGTGCGTGGCCAGCATGTTCTCCAGCTGGTCGCGCATGCGCAGGATCTCGTTGGCCGCGATCTCCAGGTCGGAGAGCTGCTCGCGGCCGGTGCCGCCCGAGGGCTGGTGGATCAGCACGCGGGCGTTCGGCAGCGCCATGCGCTTGCCGGGCGCGCCGGCGGCGAGCAGGACCGCGGCGGCGGAGGCCGCCTGGCCCATGCAGACCGTCGAGATGTCCGGCTTCA is a window from the Streptomyces sp. NBC_01244 genome containing:
- a CDS encoding ATP-dependent Clp protease proteolytic subunit, translated to MNNLSPASGLYTGAPVDNRYVIPRFVERTSQGVREYDPYAKLFEERIIFLGVQIDDASANDVMAQLLCLESMDPDRDIYLYINSPGGSFTALTAIYDTMQFVKPDISTVCMGQAASAAAVLLAAGAPGKRMALPNARVLIHQPSGGTGREQLSDLEIAANEILRMRDQLENMLATHSSTPIEKIRDDIERDKILTAQDALAYGLIDQVVATRKTSN